One window of Sinorhizobium fredii NGR234 genomic DNA carries:
- a CDS encoding MgtC/SapB family protein, producing MDQILADILVSTRTPYPVIFARLCGAIVLGALIGIEREKRQRPAGLRTHILVSLASAIFAVVAVESVHMTSLSGPEVRIDPIRVVEAVTAGVAFLAAGMIVFSKGEVKGLTTGAGMWLAGAVGISVGFGFWMIATFAAVASLIVLFILGRMEVALQWKEPEGEGNGARETGRHPAPGAPAGSDDGSR from the coding sequence ATGGACCAGATCCTTGCCGACATCCTTGTTTCGACGCGGACGCCCTATCCGGTGATATTCGCGCGTTTGTGCGGTGCGATCGTTCTCGGCGCCCTCATCGGCATCGAGAGGGAGAAGCGCCAGCGCCCGGCGGGCCTCAGGACGCACATCCTGGTGAGCCTAGCTTCGGCGATCTTCGCGGTGGTTGCGGTCGAGAGCGTCCATATGACGAGCCTGTCGGGCCCCGAAGTCCGCATCGACCCGATCCGTGTCGTCGAAGCGGTGACCGCAGGGGTCGCCTTCCTTGCCGCCGGCATGATCGTGTTTTCGAAGGGCGAGGTGAAAGGCCTGACGACGGGCGCCGGCATGTGGCTTGCTGGGGCCGTCGGCATTTCAGTGGGTTTCGGCTTCTGGATGATCGCCACTTTCGCCGCCGTGGCCAGTCTCATCGTTCTCTTCATCCTCGGCCGGATGGAGGTGGCGTTGCAGTGGAAGGAGCCCGAAGGTGAAGGGAACGGCGCCCGGGAAACGGGCCGCCACCCTGCGCCCGGGGCGCCGGCAGGGTCGGATGACGGGAGCCGATGA
- a CDS encoding fumarylacetoacetate hydrolase family protein: MKMTTAYETGTFVGRAWRPDVEGPSLVTVRDGELIDITSKRVPTMRDLLDLSDPVAHARSASGEAIASVDAVMARPAGGSDEVHLLAPCDLQAVKACGVTFARSMIERVIEERAAGDATRAETIRARMTAIIGDSLRNLKAGSPEAAGVKAALIDEGVWSQYLEVGIGPDAEVFTKAQPLSSVGWGAAVGLHPISRWNNPEPEIVLAVSADGRIKGATLGNDVNLRDVEGRSALLLGKAKDNNASCAIGPFIRLFDETYSIDDVRHADLDLLIEGPDGFHLKGASTMREISRDPLDLVAQTIGSHHQYPDGLMLFMGTLFAPVEDRGEPGQGFTHKIGDVVTISSPALGSLVNTVRLSTDCPPWTFGTAALMRNLAKRGLL, from the coding sequence ATGAAAATGACCACGGCCTATGAAACCGGAACCTTTGTCGGACGGGCGTGGCGCCCGGACGTCGAGGGACCGAGCCTGGTGACCGTCCGGGACGGCGAATTGATCGACATCACCTCGAAGCGGGTGCCGACGATGCGCGACCTCCTCGATCTTTCCGATCCCGTCGCTCATGCCCGTTCGGCTTCCGGAGAGGCGATTGCCTCCGTCGATGCCGTCATGGCCAGGCCGGCGGGGGGCAGCGACGAGGTCCATCTTCTTGCCCCTTGCGACCTCCAGGCGGTCAAGGCCTGCGGCGTCACCTTCGCCCGCTCGATGATCGAGCGCGTCATCGAGGAGCGCGCCGCCGGCGACGCGACACGCGCCGAGACGATCCGCGCCCGGATGACGGCGATCATCGGCGACAGCCTGAGAAACCTGAAGGCGGGTTCGCCGGAAGCTGCCGGCGTCAAGGCCGCCCTGATCGACGAGGGCGTCTGGTCGCAATATCTCGAAGTCGGCATCGGGCCTGACGCCGAGGTCTTCACCAAGGCCCAGCCGCTCTCGTCGGTAGGCTGGGGCGCCGCGGTCGGCCTGCATCCGATTTCGCGCTGGAACAACCCGGAGCCGGAGATCGTCCTTGCGGTTTCCGCCGACGGGCGCATCAAGGGCGCGACGCTCGGCAACGATGTCAACCTGCGCGATGTCGAGGGGCGCTCGGCGCTGCTGCTCGGCAAGGCCAAGGACAACAATGCGTCCTGCGCGATCGGCCCCTTCATCCGCCTCTTCGACGAGACCTACTCGATCGACGACGTGCGCCATGCGGACCTCGATCTCCTGATCGAAGGCCCGGATGGCTTTCACCTGAAGGGGGCGAGCACCATGCGCGAGATCAGCCGCGACCCCCTCGACCTCGTCGCCCAGACGATCGGATCGCATCACCAGTACCCGGACGGGCTGATGCTCTTCATGGGAACGCTCTTCGCGCCCGTCGAGGACCGCGGCGAGCCGGGCCAGGGCTTTACCCACAAGATCGGCGACGTGGTGACCATTTCCAGCCCCGCCCTCGGCAGTCTCGTCAACACGGTGCGCCTGTCCACCGATTGCCCGCCCTGGACCTTCG